From Punica granatum isolate Tunisia-2019 chromosome 1, ASM765513v2, whole genome shotgun sequence:
ATTGGAAACCCTGAGGGACATTCTTCCCGCAAACGTTGATGAGCAAGGTGAGAGCGACATTGACGTCGAGATTGATGATACCAAGCACGTTTGCGTTAATCGCAGCGCAGATGCAAACAGCAGCCTCCAGGTCAATGAGCCCCTGGATAGGAGAGCAGCATGGCTCCTTTGGAGGGATACCACTCGTAACGCCAGTGAGGCCTTCCAGCAGGTTGCCGCAGGCGCCTAGCTTTTGGACACCAAATGGGCAAGTGCCACCCGAAGGGCTGTCAACTGAAGGGCTGCCAACCAAAGGGCTTGGGATAGGCTTAGGCAAGGTCGCTGCACTAGACAGGGAAAAGACGAGGAGGTTGAgtgagaggaaaaaggcaagcGTTGCGGAGCTCTTTGCAGCCATTCTTAATCGATTTCTTCCTCTCAAACAAAACTAATTTTTGAAGAATTGTTGATGAGGAAGAAGGAGTGCGTTTGTGGGATGAAGAGAATGGGAGTGGAGAAGGGTTTTTATAGGGGTTTTGcgttgggggggggggtggtttGGAGGGATGGTTTGGCGTGATTGACACTGCTCAGTATTTGATGACAACAGAATTAAATACATAATTGAGTAATGAAAAGATATACCAAACGGTGTAGCACAGTGGCGTATACTCTTACATTGTAAACAAGTAGTTTATGGTTCGATACCCAGTAGGATTACATGTACCACTTTATTTGCTTTTAGCATTTATATCTCATTATATTAGACTTATGACTTCCCACATAATTGAAATTTAGTACGTACACAAAGACGTATAAGTGCCCTGGAAATCTTAGTTGGCAAAGAAAGTAGCTGTCACTACAACACAAGGGGCCTAGGGAGACCCAAAAATGACCGGAGGCGACCCTTTTCGATGGTTGCCATAGACCCGACCTAAGGCGACCCACATCGAAGAGTAGGGAGAAAATAGGTTAGCCATGGCGTACTTGTGTCGATCCACATTTGGGTTGGCAAAGCCTTAGTTTGGCCTACCCAACATTTTGGGTCTGCCCAAGATAATATTTCTCGACGCCAAGATGGGTCACTAACAGTAGGTTATTAATAAGTTGTTATTCCATGAGGACAAATAACTTGTTCCACTAACAACCAGTTATTAGCTCGTTATCAGTTTATGAAGAAATTACCCAATCACTTTATGACAACAAGTTTATAGCTCGTTTCAAGTATATGAGACAGCAGATTAACATTTGTCAACAAGGTGTCACTAGATTGCGATAAATGTAATTACACATGAATCAAATTTTCTTATCCAGTATcacataataatttataaatccTTAACACAAGCCCAGAAAAGGCCAATGTATACCCATACAGTAAGAAGTTCATTTCAATAACAATAAAGTTCCCTTTGCCTCCATTCTCATTGGGTTGTATCATTGGAAGATCCACCGCCTCCACGCTCATTGAGAGCACCTAAATGTCCAATATAGTGGGTGGGAAAGGGAAAATCAATCGGCACACAAAACTCTATAGATTGATCTTAAATAGACCGAAATCAAGTAGATATTACTCTCCACCATCAAGTAGTAACCAGTACTCCAAACACAAGAACAAATCATCAAGATTGAGCCATCCAAATCAAGTTAAGCATGTTCAAATCGATCAACA
This genomic window contains:
- the LOC116192833 gene encoding lipid transfer protein EARLI 1-like, whose amino-acid sequence is MAAKSSATLAFFLSLNLLVFSLSSAATLPKPIPSPLVGSPSVDSPSGGTCPFGVQKLGACGNLLEGLTGVTSGIPPKEPCCSPIQGLIDLEAAVCICAAINANVLGIINLDVNVALTLLINVCGKNVPQGFQCA